A stretch of Lactiplantibacillus brownii DNA encodes these proteins:
- a CDS encoding alpha/beta hydrolase, which translates to MKKWLITIGVIVVILIGGLIGAGNYFYHVAIARGDKSFVTQSTALSRKSAVYKEKYWYLHAQKKTWTIKSADGFKLVAWYIPKANAKKTVVLAHGFAGNKSLMGAWAGMYHELGYNVLVPDARAAGASQGQAIGYGWLERKDDLQWAKTVVKKTATTQIVMSGISMGAAGMTMASGEPQIPQIKAYVVDSPFTSAKAIISYQAGELYHLPAFPLVDVTSAITKLRAGYTFGEADAVKQIRQNKLPIMIIAGTKDDFVPTRMSRKLYRQANQPKKLWLVPGAGHTTAINQDYPAYKHQVASFLNQYIQ; encoded by the coding sequence ATGAAAAAATGGTTGATCACAATTGGGGTGATCGTCGTGATACTGATTGGCGGCTTGATTGGGGCTGGCAATTACTTTTATCACGTGGCGATTGCCCGGGGCGACAAAAGTTTTGTGACCCAAAGTACGGCATTGTCGAGAAAGAGTGCGGTCTACAAGGAAAAGTATTGGTACTTGCATGCACAGAAAAAGACTTGGACGATCAAATCTGCCGACGGATTTAAACTAGTTGCTTGGTATATTCCCAAGGCCAATGCGAAGAAAACGGTCGTACTAGCCCACGGTTTTGCCGGCAATAAGTCGTTGATGGGAGCTTGGGCCGGAATGTACCATGAATTGGGTTATAACGTGTTAGTGCCGGATGCTCGTGCAGCGGGTGCTAGCCAAGGCCAGGCGATTGGTTATGGTTGGCTGGAGCGCAAAGATGATCTACAGTGGGCAAAGACGGTGGTCAAAAAGACCGCGACCACCCAAATTGTGATGAGTGGTATCAGTATGGGCGCCGCTGGGATGACGATGGCGAGCGGGGAGCCACAGATTCCGCAAATTAAAGCGTACGTGGTTGATAGTCCCTTTACGAGTGCCAAAGCTATCATCAGTTATCAAGCCGGTGAGTTATATCATTTGCCAGCCTTTCCATTGGTGGACGTCACGAGTGCGATCACTAAATTGCGGGCGGGGTATACTTTTGGTGAAGCGGATGCCGTTAAACAAATTCGTCAAAATAAGCTTCCTATTATGATCATTGCCGGGACGAAAGATGACTTTGTTCCGACGCGGATGAGTCGCAAGTTGTATCGTCAGGCGAACCAGCCTAAAAAATTATGGCTGGTGCCTGGTGCGGGTCATACGACAGCCATTAATCAAGATTATCCAGCCTATAAGCATCAAGTGGCAAGTTTTTTAAATCAGTATATACAGTAA